The following are from one region of the Gammaproteobacteria bacterium genome:
- a CDS encoding glycosyl hydrolase, which produces MQAPRATFSYPTWAHAGKDMVGTSLGSSRLWFTAAEGIVTEIYYPRIDIPQIKDLGFIIADDQGFWVELRRLGNYQISLPKPHIPAVEIVHRHSRFTFTLQICPLQRRDALLLRYKLEGDANLRPYALLATRLGGDAENNLASVGEHNGRRVLWAEQGPFGLALMANTEAGVDAWKRCSAGCVAESDGWQDFNRHGRMTWEYDSAGPGAVTLMGELPSQATLALGFGTTMNAAATLAMSSLCIDFSAAWDTQCRLWEEWFKNCHVPDLPSDLQQLLALSGTVLKVHEDRTYCGAMVASLSIPWGTDSQNRGGYHLVWCRDLVETAGALVAMGLLEDARDVLRYLIATQQADGHWLQNQWLGGNAFWQGIQLDEAAFPVLLASALRERDALGGIPCQDMIKRALGFIAREGPVTGQDRWEEDSGVNTFTLAVAIAALVEGSTFLDSEAREFALLLADNWNARLEEWTFATATALAQKLEVSGYYVRIAPNDVLVHEGALAEHVLIKNRAQNPDLPADEQVATDFLQLVRYGLRRADDPCILDSLKTIDQLLKTDTPSGPVWHRYNGDGYGEHPDGSAFNGTGCGRGWPLLTGERGHYALAAGEDPLPYLEAMAAMTGNGGLLPEQVWDSAPVPARHLYPGKPSGSAMPLVWAHSEFIKLCYSRALGYPSDRPAAAWNRYHGVRPQISQNIWGPRYRPRHIRSGHGLTIALRAPALVHWGINSWQNAQDLNTRDTGLEIHVIDLPIATLKAGETVQFTFYWLNQKNWEDARYEVLITD; this is translated from the coding sequence ATGCAAGCACCCCGGGCTACTTTCTCCTATCCAACCTGGGCTCACGCCGGCAAAGATATGGTCGGCACCAGTCTTGGATCTTCACGTCTGTGGTTTACTGCCGCAGAAGGTATCGTTACCGAAATTTACTACCCCCGTATCGATATTCCTCAAATCAAGGACCTCGGTTTCATCATTGCTGATGACCAAGGATTCTGGGTTGAGCTTCGCCGCCTTGGGAATTATCAAATCAGCCTGCCAAAACCGCACATCCCCGCTGTTGAAATTGTGCATCGGCATTCACGTTTTACCTTTACCCTGCAAATCTGTCCGTTGCAGCGGCGGGATGCGCTCTTGCTGCGCTATAAGCTGGAAGGTGACGCAAACCTGCGTCCTTATGCGCTGTTAGCAACACGTTTGGGTGGCGACGCGGAAAACAATCTGGCTTCGGTTGGTGAACACAACGGACGCAGAGTGCTGTGGGCGGAGCAGGGACCTTTTGGTTTGGCGCTCATGGCAAACACGGAAGCAGGTGTCGATGCCTGGAAACGTTGTTCGGCCGGTTGTGTAGCGGAGAGTGACGGTTGGCAGGATTTCAACCGGCACGGGCGCATGACATGGGAATATGATAGCGCGGGCCCGGGTGCCGTTACCCTGATGGGCGAATTGCCAAGTCAGGCGACGCTTGCACTCGGCTTCGGGACCACGATGAATGCAGCGGCTACGCTTGCAATGTCCAGCTTGTGCATAGATTTCTCAGCAGCTTGGGATACGCAATGCCGACTCTGGGAAGAATGGTTCAAAAATTGCCATGTTCCCGATTTACCGTCCGATTTGCAACAACTGCTTGCACTTTCCGGTACCGTTCTGAAAGTTCATGAGGACCGCACTTATTGTGGCGCCATGGTGGCAAGCCTATCGATACCGTGGGGCACGGATAGCCAAAACCGGGGCGGCTATCATTTGGTGTGGTGCCGTGATTTGGTGGAAACTGCGGGTGCACTGGTTGCGATGGGTCTGCTCGAGGATGCCCGCGATGTACTGCGTTACCTGATCGCTACGCAGCAAGCGGATGGGCATTGGCTGCAAAATCAATGGCTCGGAGGAAATGCTTTCTGGCAAGGAATCCAGCTCGACGAAGCCGCCTTCCCAGTCTTGCTGGCCTCTGCGTTGCGTGAGCGCGATGCGCTGGGAGGTATTCCATGTCAGGATATGATCAAGCGAGCACTAGGCTTCATCGCACGGGAAGGTCCGGTAACCGGGCAGGATAGGTGGGAAGAGGATTCCGGTGTGAATACCTTCACACTTGCGGTAGCCATTGCTGCACTTGTTGAAGGCAGCACTTTCCTCGATAGTGAAGCGCGGGAGTTTGCGTTGTTGTTAGCTGATAACTGGAACGCGCGCCTCGAAGAATGGACATTTGCAACTGCTACAGCGCTCGCTCAGAAGCTTGAGGTCTCGGGATATTACGTGCGCATAGCTCCGAATGATGTGCTGGTGCACGAAGGCGCTTTGGCCGAGCATGTGCTGATCAAAAACCGTGCACAGAATCCCGATTTGCCAGCCGATGAACAGGTCGCAACAGATTTTTTGCAATTGGTGCGATATGGATTGCGCCGGGCGGATGATCCATGCATTCTCGATAGCCTGAAAACTATCGATCAACTGCTTAAAACCGATACCCCGAGCGGCCCTGTGTGGCACCGATATAATGGCGACGGCTACGGCGAACATCCGGATGGCAGTGCTTTCAATGGCACCGGTTGTGGACGGGGATGGCCGCTCCTAACTGGAGAGCGGGGTCATTATGCACTCGCAGCAGGGGAGGATCCGCTTCCTTATCTTGAGGCTATGGCAGCCATGACCGGTAACGGCGGCTTGTTGCCGGAGCAGGTATGGGATAGCGCACCGGTTCCCGCGCGTCATCTGTATCCTGGAAAGCCAAGCGGTTCCGCCATGCCTCTGGTTTGGGCACATAGCGAATTTATTAAGCTGTGTTACAGCCGCGCACTCGGTTATCCGTCCGACCGCCCCGCCGCCGCTTGGAATCGCTATCATGGCGTGCGCCCGCAAATTTCCCAAAATATCTGGGGACCGCGTTACCGTCCACGCCACATCCGCAGCGGTCATGGATTGACCATTGCACTTAGGGCGCCGGCGCTTGTACATTGGGGAATTAATTCATGGCAAAACGCTCAAGATCTGAATACCAGGGATACAGGACTTGAGATACACGTGATCGATCTGCCGATCGCCACACTTAAGGCGGGAGAGACGGTTCAGTTTACTTTCTACTGGCTGAATCAAAAAAACTGGGAAGATGCAAGATATGAAGTACTTATTACCGATTAA
- a CDS encoding ADP-ribosylglycohydrolase family protein: MSHTIIQERAAGAIMGAFIGDALALGPHWYYNLAELRRDYGAWITTYTDPKPGRYHSGRKAGQLSQAGIILMLMLRSLVENGRYDEADFCRRLDEELFPLLDGTPMNGPGGYTSQSIRHAWRCRVEQKLPWGKTGGHADTTEAIERTLAIAVRYAFQPAELAIAVANNTRLTQIDDTVISMTVAYAAVLSMLVQGHALDAALSGKLMELVKSGKLPFHAVTFDDLQPPRPGDPDPPRAGRFASPDALLTPSYMAQAVADTDIRIEPAWKVSLVYGMPCAIYHQLPAAYYLAARFRNDFESAVLHAVNGGGQNLARAILTGALAGAQVGLSGIPQRFIDGLEDAEMLMNLTKSLAAQAGSAAPPVDDEICRN, from the coding sequence ATGTCACACACGATCATTCAAGAACGCGCCGCTGGCGCCATCATGGGCGCTTTTATCGGCGATGCTTTGGCGCTTGGTCCTCACTGGTATTACAACCTCGCCGAACTGCGGCGCGATTACGGCGCATGGATTACTACCTACACCGATCCGAAGCCGGGACGCTACCATAGCGGGCGCAAGGCCGGACAGCTCTCGCAGGCAGGTATTATCCTGATGCTGATGCTGCGCTCCCTCGTTGAAAACGGCCGCTACGACGAAGCCGATTTCTGCCGTCGCTTGGACGAAGAACTGTTTCCGTTACTCGATGGCACACCCATGAACGGGCCGGGCGGCTACACCAGCCAATCGATTCGTCACGCCTGGCGCTGCCGGGTGGAACAGAAATTGCCGTGGGGTAAAACCGGAGGGCATGCGGATACCACAGAAGCGATCGAACGCACACTGGCCATCGCCGTCCGTTATGCATTCCAGCCGGCGGAACTCGCTATCGCAGTGGCGAACAATACCCGCCTGACGCAAATCGACGATACGGTGATTTCCATGACGGTGGCCTATGCCGCCGTATTGAGCATGCTGGTGCAAGGGCATGCGCTGGATGCGGCGCTGTCCGGGAAATTGATGGAACTGGTGAAGAGCGGAAAACTGCCGTTTCATGCCGTCACCTTCGATGATTTGCAACCGCCGCGTCCGGGCGACCCCGATCCGCCGCGCGCCGGACGATTTGCCTCGCCGGATGCGCTGCTGACTCCGTCTTACATGGCGCAGGCGGTTGCAGATACAGATATCCGTATCGAACCGGCATGGAAAGTATCCCTTGTGTACGGCATGCCCTGCGCCATCTATCATCAGCTTCCCGCTGCCTACTATCTCGCTGCCCGCTTCCGCAACGATTTTGAGTCCGCGGTGTTGCACGCCGTCAACGGCGGCGGGCAAAACCTGGCGCGCGCCATTCTTACCGGAGCGCTGGCCGGTGCGCAGGTGGGGTTGTCCGGGATTCCGCAGCGCTTTATCGACGGACTGGAAGATGCGGAAATGCTGATGAATCTGACCAAGAGCCTTGCCGCTCAGGCTGGTAGTGCGGCACCGCCTGTTGATGATGAAATCTGTAGAAACTAA
- a CDS encoding GTP cyclohydrolase I FolE2, with protein sequence MNKQVDLPIADVQSSLDTRRIAIDRVGIKAIRHPVVVADKSDGVQHTIAVFNMYVNLPHNFKGTHMSRFVEILNSHEREISVESFQIILREMIQKLETDSGHIEMTFPYFINKSAPVSQVKSLLDYEVTFVGEIKNNEYLFTMKVVVPVTSLCPCSKKISDYGAHNQRSHVTISVRTNSFVWIEDVIRIAETNASCELYGLLKRPDEKYVTERAYDNPKFVEDIVRDIAETLNHDDRIDAYVVESENFESIHNHSAYALIKNDKTRSSGISLE encoded by the coding sequence GTGAATAAACAGGTAGATTTACCGATTGCCGATGTGCAAAGCTCACTCGATACGCGGCGTATTGCCATCGACCGGGTGGGAATCAAAGCGATACGCCATCCGGTGGTTGTGGCGGACAAAAGCGACGGCGTGCAGCACACCATCGCGGTTTTTAACATGTATGTGAATTTGCCGCATAACTTCAAAGGCACGCACATGTCGCGTTTCGTGGAAATCCTCAACAGCCATGAACGCGAAATTTCCGTCGAGTCGTTTCAGATTATTTTGCGGGAAATGATCCAGAAGCTGGAAACGGATTCCGGTCATATCGAAATGACCTTTCCTTATTTCATCAATAAATCCGCGCCAGTCTCCCAAGTTAAAAGTCTGCTGGACTATGAGGTGACGTTCGTCGGCGAGATCAAAAATAACGAATATCTGTTTACGATGAAAGTCGTCGTTCCGGTTACCAGCCTGTGTCCTTGCTCGAAGAAAATTTCCGATTACGGCGCGCATAACCAACGTTCGCATGTGACGATTTCCGTGCGCACCAACAGTTTTGTCTGGATCGAGGATGTTATCCGGATTGCCGAGACGAATGCTTCCTGCGAGCTTTACGGTTTGCTCAAGCGACCCGACGAAAAGTATGTTACCGAGCGCGCCTACGACAACCCCAAATTTGTCGAGGACATCGTCAGAGACATCGCCGAGACGCTCAATCACGATGACCGCATCGACGCCTACGTGGTCGAATCGGAAAACTTCGAATCGATCCATAACCATTCGGCTTACGCGCTGATAAAAAATGACAAAACCCGATCCTCGGGAATATCGCTGGAGTAA